The following are encoded in a window of Panicum virgatum strain AP13 chromosome 5N, P.virgatum_v5, whole genome shotgun sequence genomic DNA:
- the LOC120674872 gene encoding ABC transporter G family member 28-like — translation MYSRLNILVNEINALGVKKVDDMELIRKILHSLRRPDYDLVITVLYEKELETLTQNHVLNNARARGPVFQGDDAAVNPRRRSLAAQTNKGTMASLAAGNPMVVGVMNDRLKALTTSFAQQMGREFHYCIKNLDQEWNTAYNFSSDPTFLTNCMKKTDGDLPQHVCTAAEMKFYFESFLEGNGRKNYVRPNKNCNLTSWIDGCEPGWSSSAGKDQEVNLKDAVNIPSRTLDCSGCCAGFFCPHGLTCMIPCPLGAYCPESTLNKTSGVCDPYHYQPPAGKPNHTCGGADRWADVSTDDVFCPPGYYCPSTIQKLDCSSGFYCRKGSTSQTKCFNKGSCKPNSANQDITIFGALLVGALCFLLLIIYNFSGQLLMNREKKQAKSREAAVRHARETAAARERWKTAKSVAKKHAAGLQASLSRTFSRKKTLRSHESSKGGMPSTESTDGPSNEPGGKKESLTEMVRSLDENPEKGEGFHVQIGEKKKPKGKHAHTQSQIFKYAYGQIEKEKAMEQDVKNLTFSGVISMATEEDIKKRPTIEIAFKDLTLTLKGSKKKLLRSVTGKLMAGRVAAVMGPSGAGKTTFLSAIAGKATGCQTTGMILINGKTEPIRSYKRIIGFVPQDDIVHGNLTVQENLWFNARCRLSADMSKADKVLVVERVIESLGLQPVRDSLVGTVEQRGISGGQRKRVNVGLEMVMEPSVLILDEPTSGLDSASSLLLPCALRREALEGVNISMVVHQPSYTLYKMFDDLILLAKGGLTVYHGPVKKVEEYFSGLGIVVPDRVNPPDYYIDILEGIVKLDTKEPVNVKDLPIRWMLHNGYEVPRDMLQSSSDSESSIRGGGDQYASGGDTGQSIAGEVWGNVKDIVGQKKDEYDYNKTSENLSNRCTPGILRQYKYYLGRCGKQRLREARIQGVGYLILGLAGICLGTLAKVSDESFGALGYTYTVIAVSLLCKIGALRSFSLEKIHYWRERASGMISLAYFLSKDTIDHFNTIIKPIVYLSMFYFFNNPRSSIWENYVVLLALVYCVTGIGYTFAIFFQPGSAQLWSALLPVVLTLIATQQKNTFFANLCYTKWALEAFVIANAQKYSGVWLITQCGSLLNSGYDINDKILCIVVLVANGVIFRCVAFFCMVIFQKH, via the exons ATGTACTCACGGTtaaatattcttgtgaatgagatcaatGCTTTAGGTGTGAAGAAAGTTGATGATATGgagctcattcgcaagatccttcactcccTACGAAGGCCGGATTATGATTTGGTGATCACCGTGCTTTATGAGAAGGAGTTAGAGACATTGACACAAAATCATGTCCTCAACAat gctagagcacgcGGTCCGGTCTTTCAGGGCGACGACGCCGCCGtcaacccgcgccgccgctccctcgccgcgcagACCAACAAAGGCACCATGGCGTCCCTGGCCGCCGGGAACCCGATGGTGGTGGGGGTGATGAACGACCGCCTCAAGGCCCTCACCACCTCCTTTGCGCAGCAGATGGGAAGGGAGTTCCACTACTGCATCAAGAACTT ggaCCAGGAGTGGAACACAGCCTACAATTTTTCCTCTGACCCCACGTTTCTGACCAACTGCATGAAGAAAACCGATG GAGACCTACCGCAGCACGTGTGCACGGCCGCCGAGATGAAGTTCTACTTTGAGAGCTTCCTCGAGGGCAACGGGAGAAAGAACTACGTGAGGCCAAACAAGAACTGCAACCTTACTTCGTGGATCGATGGCTGTGAGCCTGGATGGTCAAGCAGTGCCGGCAAAGATCAGGAGGTCAACTTAAAAGATGCTGTCAACATCCCTTCCAGAACCCTCGATTGCAGCGGTTGCTGTGCTGGGTTCTTCTGCCCTCATGGCCTCACTTGCATGATAC CATGCCCTTTGGGAGCATACTGTCCTGAGTCCACTTTGAACAAAACAAGTGGAGTCTGTGACCC GTATCACTATCAACCACCAGCCGGAAAGCCGAATCATACGTGTGGTGGTGCGGATAGATGGGCAGATGTTAGCACAGATGATGTTTTCTGCCCACCTGGTTACTACTGCCCAAGCACAATACAGAAGCTCGATTGTAGTA GCGGGTTTTATTGTAGGAAAGGCTCAACTTCACAAACAA AATGCTTCAACAAAGGAAGCTGTAAACCAAACTCTGCAAATCAGGACATTACCATATTCGGCGCACTGCTTGTG GGTGCCCTGTGTTTTTTATTGCTGATCATTTACAACTTCTCCGGACAACTTCTGATGAACCGGGAGAAAAAGCAAGCAAAATCTAGGGAGGCTGCCGTAAGACATGCCAGGGAGACAGCAGCAGCTCGTGAGAGATGGAAAACTGCTAAATCTGTTGCCAAGAAACACGCTGCAGGCCTGCAGGCATCACTGTCCCGCACATTCTCACGCAAGAAAACTCTGAGGTCGCATGAATCGTCCAAAGGAGGTATGCCTTCAACTGAATCCACTGATGGGCCATCGAACGAGCCAGGAGGAAAGAAGGAAAGCCTCACTGAAATGGTGCGTTCACTTGACGAGAACCCCGAGAAGGGCGAAGGTTTCCATGTGCAAATAGGAGAGAAAAAGAAGCCTAAAGGAAAGCATGCGCATACCCAGAGCCAAATTTTCAAGTATGCTTATGGACAGATTGAGAAGGAAAAGGCAATGGAACAAGACGTCAAGAATCTTACGTTTTCAGGAGTGATATCGATGGCCACCGAAGAAGATATCAAGAAAAGACCCACAATTGAGATTGCTTTCAAAGACCTCACTCTAACCTTGAAGGGCAGTAAGAAAAAGCTTTTGAGATCTGTGACAGGAAAGCTCATGGCTGGTCGGGTAGCGGCGGTGATGGGCCCATCAGGCGCGGGCAAGACCACATTCTTGAGTGCTATTGCTGGCAAGGCAACAGGATGCCAGACAACAGGTATGATACTTATAAATGGGAAAACAGAACCTATCCGCTCATACAAGCGAATCATTGGCTTCGTCCCGCAAGATGATATTGTCCATGGGAACTTAACAGTTCAAGAGAACCTCTGGTTCAATGCAAGATGCAG GCTGTCTGCTGACATGTCAAAAGCCGATAAGGTCCTTGTCGTGGAAAGAGTTATCGAGTCCTTGGGGCTTCAACCAGTTCGTGATTCTTTGGTTGGAACTGTTGAACAGCGTGGCATCTCTGGCGGCCAGCGCAAACGAGTAAACGTTGGTCTAGAGATGGTCATGGAACCCTCCGTACTGATTTTGGATGAGCCAACCTCGGGTTTGGACAGTGCTTCATCCCTACTTCTACCTTGCGCCCTACGTAGGGAAGCTCTTGAAGGTGTCAATATCTCTATGGTTGTTCATCAACCCAG CTATACATTGTACAAGATGTTTGATGATTTGATACTTCTCGCGAAAGGTGGTTTGACTGTATACCACGGGCCTGTAAAGAAAGTGGAGGAATACTTTTCAGGATTGGGCATTGTGGTGCCGGACCGCGTCAACCCACCGGACTACTACATCGACATCTTGGAAGGAATTGTGAAGCTAGACACAAAAGAACCTGTAAATGTCAAAGATCTCCCTATTAGATGGATGCTGCACAATGGGTATGAAGTTCCACGAGATATGCTGCAGAGTTCTTCTGACTCAGAATCCTCTATTAGGGGGGGAGGAGACCAATATGCCTCAGGTGGTGACACTGGGCAATCTATTGCTGGTGAAGTCTGGGGTAATGTGAAGGACATAGTTGGGCAGAAGAAAGATGAGTATGATTACAATAAAACATCTGAAAACTTATCGAATCGGTGTACTCCTGGTATCCTTAGGCAGTACAAATACTACCTAGGGAG GTGTGGCAAGCAGCGGCTTCGTGAGGCTAGAATACAAGGAGTTGGCTATCTGATACTGGGCCTTGCTGGTATCTGTCTGGGCACACTTGCTAAAGTGAGCGATGAGTCCTTTGGAGCACTTGGCTACACATACACTGTCATAGCCGTGT CTCTGCTATGCAAGATTGGGGCCCTAAGATCATTTTCGCTTGAGAAAATACACTACTGGAGGGAGAGAGCATCCGGCATGATCTCACTGGCATACTTCTTATCCAAAGATACAATAGACCACTTCAACACGATTATTAAGCCAATCGTCTACCTCTCCATGTTTTACTTCTTTAACAACCCGAGGTCATCAATCTGGGAAAACTATGTTGTTCTTCTGGCCCTCGTCTACTGCGTGACGGGAATCGGATACACCTTTGCCATCTTCTTCCAGCCTGGTTCTGCACAGCTG TGGTCGGCGCTGCTTCCGGTTGTTCTAACACTAATAGCAACCCAGCAAAAGAACACCTTCTTCGCTAACCTTTGCTACACAAAGTGGGCTTTGGAAGCATTCGTGATTGCAAATGCTCAGAAGTACTCTGGAGTATGGCTCATAACGCAGTGTGGCTCGCTGTTGAATAGTGGGTATGACATCAACGACAAGATTTTGTGCATAGTCGTTCTTGTAGCGAACGGGGTGATATTTCGGTGCGTGGCTTTCTTCTGCATGGTGATCTTCCAAAAGCACTAA